The Flammeovirgaceae bacterium genome contains a region encoding:
- a CDS encoding Lrp/AsnC family transcriptional regulator, producing the protein MKNIKLDATDRKILELLQRNSNITNALLAKEIGLSPAPTLERVNKLENNKVIKSYHAVIDPNAVGLGVSTFVMASLKGHNKENIDKFVKAIATIDEVIECHHITGAGDFILRIVCADIAAYQQLMLEKVSNIEVVDSLQTMVILSTFKNSKVLPIPN; encoded by the coding sequence ATGAAGAACATTAAACTCGATGCTACCGACCGGAAGATACTGGAATTGCTGCAACGGAACTCCAATATTACCAATGCCTTGCTGGCCAAGGAAATTGGCCTGTCTCCGGCACCGACATTAGAACGCGTAAATAAGCTGGAGAACAACAAAGTAATAAAAAGTTACCATGCCGTGATCGATCCGAATGCCGTTGGCCTTGGTGTAAGCACGTTTGTTATGGCTTCACTGAAGGGCCATAACAAAGAGAACATTGATAAATTTGTAAAGGCCATCGCTACCATTGACGAGGTAATTGAATGCCACCACATTACCGGTGCTGGTGATTTTATTTTACGGATTGTTTGTGCCGACATTGCCGCCTACCAGCAACTGATGCTGGAGAAAGTATCGAACATTGAAGTGGTTGACAGCCTGCAAACCATGGTTATTCTCTCCACATTTAAGAACAGCAAGGTTCTGCCCATACCTAACTGA
- the tuf gene encoding elongation factor Tu → MAKETFDRSKPHVNVGTIGHVDHGKTTLTAAITKVLAKKGLAAERDFSSIDNAPEEKERGITINTSHVEYQTEKRHYAHVDCPGHADYVKNMVTGAAQMDGAILVVAATDGPMPQTREHILLARQVGVPALVVFMNKVDLVDDPELLDLVEMEVRELLSSYDFPGDKIPVIRGSALGGLNGEPKWVEKIEELMNAVDEYIPLPVRLIDKDFLMPVEDVFSITGRGTVATGRIERGVIKTGDAVQILGMGAENLSSVITGVEMFRKILDRGEAGDNVGLLLRGIEKDQIRRGMVICKPGSVTPHAKFKAEVYVLSKEEGGRHTPFFNKYRPQFYFRTTDVTGEIKLPAGVEMVMPGDNISIEVELINKIAMEKGLRFAIREGGRTVGSGQVTEILD, encoded by the coding sequence ATGGCTAAAGAAACATTTGATCGTTCGAAACCCCACGTAAACGTTGGTACCATCGGTCACGTTGACCACGGTAAAACAACCCTTACTGCGGCTATCACCAAAGTGCTCGCGAAGAAAGGTCTCGCTGCTGAGCGCGACTTCTCTTCTATTGACAACGCTCCCGAAGAAAAAGAGCGTGGAATTACCATCAACACCTCACACGTTGAGTATCAGACTGAAAAGCGTCACTACGCACACGTTGACTGTCCCGGTCACGCTGACTATGTAAAGAACATGGTTACCGGTGCCGCGCAGATGGACGGTGCCATTCTTGTAGTGGCCGCCACCGATGGTCCCATGCCTCAAACCCGCGAGCACATCCTGCTGGCCCGCCAGGTAGGTGTACCTGCCCTGGTAGTATTTATGAACAAGGTCGACCTTGTAGATGACCCTGAATTACTTGACCTGGTTGAAATGGAAGTACGCGAATTGCTTTCTTCCTATGATTTCCCTGGCGACAAAATTCCTGTAATCCGTGGTTCGGCCCTTGGCGGACTGAATGGCGAGCCGAAGTGGGTTGAAAAAATTGAAGAACTGATGAATGCGGTTGATGAGTACATCCCGCTGCCGGTTCGGTTGATTGACAAGGACTTCCTGATGCCGGTTGAAGACGTCTTCTCAATTACCGGTCGGGGTACGGTAGCCACCGGGCGTATTGAGCGCGGTGTTATCAAAACCGGTGATGCCGTTCAGATTCTCGGCATGGGTGCCGAAAACCTTTCGTCAGTTATTACCGGTGTGGAGATGTTCCGCAAGATTCTTGACAGAGGCGAAGCCGGTGACAACGTAGGGTTGTTGCTCCGTGGTATTGAAAAAGACCAAATCCGCAGGGGTATGGTTATTTGCAAACCCGGTTCCGTAACTCCGCACGCTAAATTTAAAGCCGAAGTTTACGTTCTGTCTAAAGAAGAAGGCGGCCGTCATACCCCGTTCTTTAACAAGTATCGTCCGCAGTTCTATTTCCGCACTACCGATGTTACCGGTGAGATTAAACTCCCTGCCGGTGTTGAAATGGTTATGCCTGGCGATAACATTTCCATTGAGGTTGAATTGATCAACAAAATCGCTATGGAAAAGGGACTCCGTTTCGCTATCCGCGAGGGTGGTCGTACGGTAGGTTCCGGTCAGGTAACTGAAATCCTCGACTAA
- the icd gene encoding NADP-dependent isocitrate dehydrogenase: MSDQKITIHNGMLNVPDNPTIPYIEGDGTGVDIWPAAQLVFDKAVEKAYGGKRKINWKEVLAGEKSFNKVGNWLPDETLDAFRDYLVGIKGPLTTPVGGGIRSLNVALRQILDLYVCLRPVRWYQGVPSPVKNPGAVNMVIFRENTEDIYAGIEFGAGTPEAQKILDFLAKEFPKEYNKIRFNTKEKSETFWKMVGAPSVKTDVNVGIGIKPVSWSGSVRLIHSAIAYAVKFNRKSVTLVHKGNIMKFTEGAFMEWGYAIAEEYFGDKVYTWKRWEKTKKEKGEEAANAEQKAAIAAGKIIIKDSIADITLQQVLTRPEDFEVIATLNLNGDYLSDALAAQVGGIGIAPGANINYITGHAIFEATHGTAPKYAGQDKVNPGSVILSGVMMLEYMGWQEAADLINKGLEKAISSKRVTYDFHRLMDGATLLKCSEFAQEVVKNM; this comes from the coding sequence ATGAGCGATCAAAAGATTACTATCCATAACGGGATGCTGAATGTTCCGGATAACCCGACCATACCTTACATCGAAGGCGATGGAACCGGGGTGGATATATGGCCGGCCGCACAACTGGTTTTTGATAAAGCGGTAGAAAAAGCCTATGGGGGCAAACGCAAAATCAACTGGAAGGAAGTACTGGCGGGTGAAAAGTCGTTTAATAAAGTAGGCAACTGGCTGCCCGATGAAACCCTGGATGCCTTTAGGGATTACCTGGTGGGCATAAAAGGCCCACTTACCACACCGGTGGGTGGTGGCATCCGCTCCCTTAACGTTGCCCTACGGCAGATACTGGACTTGTATGTGTGCCTCAGGCCGGTGCGTTGGTACCAGGGTGTGCCATCGCCTGTAAAAAATCCGGGCGCGGTAAACATGGTCATCTTCCGCGAGAATACCGAAGATATTTATGCCGGTATTGAATTTGGTGCCGGCACACCCGAAGCTCAGAAAATATTGGATTTTCTGGCAAAAGAGTTCCCGAAGGAATACAACAAGATACGGTTCAATACGAAAGAAAAATCAGAGACCTTCTGGAAAATGGTGGGCGCCCCCAGTGTGAAGACAGACGTGAATGTGGGCATCGGTATTAAGCCGGTAAGCTGGAGCGGAAGCGTGCGGTTGATTCATAGCGCCATTGCGTATGCCGTTAAGTTTAACCGTAAATCGGTTACGCTGGTACACAAGGGCAACATTATGAAGTTTACCGAAGGTGCCTTTATGGAGTGGGGTTATGCCATTGCCGAAGAATACTTTGGCGATAAAGTGTACACCTGGAAACGGTGGGAAAAAACCAAAAAGGAAAAAGGAGAGGAAGCAGCCAATGCCGAGCAGAAGGCAGCCATCGCAGCCGGTAAAATCATCATCAAAGATTCCATTGCCGACATCACTTTGCAACAAGTGTTAACCCGCCCGGAAGATTTTGAAGTGATTGCTACCTTAAACCTGAACGGTGATTATCTCAGCGATGCATTAGCTGCGCAGGTAGGCGGTATTGGCATTGCGCCTGGAGCTAACATCAACTACATCACCGGTCATGCCATCTTTGAAGCTACGCATGGCACAGCGCCCAAATATGCCGGTCAGGATAAAGTAAACCCCGGCTCCGTGATTCTTTCAGGTGTGATGATGCTGGAGTACATGGGCTGGCAGGAAGCGGCCGACCTGATTAATAAAGGGCTCGAAAAAGCCATCTCCTCCAAGCGGGTAACCTACGATTTCCACCGGCTGATGGATGGCGCCACCCTGCTGAAGTGTTCGGAGTTTGCGCAGGAGGTAGTGAAGAACATGTGA
- a CDS encoding CAP domain-containing protein, with amino-acid sequence MKSIPTSVLILLLLSLQSFAPESISLKTCLNDEEQRLYDMIMEYRAAKGLNSIPLSPKLTRVAQLHAKDLAEHYDPNNQRCNLHSWSKNGKWTACCYTDDHKQARCMWDKPKEIAGYPGNGYEISYFSTAGANAEEGLEGWKRSPGHNQVIINEGIWKPVQWNAIGIGLYKEYGVVWFGKEPDDEICN; translated from the coding sequence ATGAAATCAATCCCAACTTCCGTGCTGATACTCCTGTTGCTTAGCCTGCAATCTTTTGCTCCTGAATCGATTTCATTGAAAACCTGTCTTAACGATGAAGAACAACGGCTTTATGATATGATTATGGAATACCGCGCTGCGAAAGGACTGAATTCCATACCGCTGTCGCCTAAACTTACCCGTGTAGCTCAACTCCATGCAAAGGATTTGGCCGAGCACTACGACCCAAATAATCAGCGGTGTAATCTTCACAGTTGGTCGAAAAACGGAAAGTGGACAGCCTGCTGCTACACCGATGATCATAAACAGGCCCGGTGCATGTGGGACAAGCCGAAAGAAATTGCCGGTTACCCGGGTAACGGCTATGAGATTTCCTATTTCAGCACCGCGGGTGCCAACGCAGAAGAGGGACTGGAAGGCTGGAAAAGAAGCCCCGGCCATAACCAGGTAATTATAAACGAAGGCATCTGGAAGCCGGTGCAATGGAATGCCATTGGTATCGGTTTATATAAAGAGTATGGGGTAGTTTGGTTCGGTAAAGAACCTGATGACGAAATCTGCAACTGA
- the rplK gene encoding 50S ribosomal protein L11, with the protein MAKEVTGYLKLQVKGGAANPSPPIGPALGSKGLNIMDFCKQFNARTQDKPGQLLPVLITIYNDKSFDFVIKTPPAANLILEAMKKQKGSAEPNRNKIGSITWDQVKKIAETKMPDLNAFKIESAMKMIAGTARSMGVTVSGTPPWKN; encoded by the coding sequence ATGGCAAAGGAAGTAACAGGGTATTTGAAATTACAGGTAAAAGGAGGCGCGGCCAATCCGTCACCACCAATCGGTCCGGCTTTGGGTAGCAAGGGTCTAAACATCATGGATTTTTGCAAACAGTTTAATGCGCGTACACAGGACAAACCCGGACAGTTATTGCCGGTGCTGATTACCATCTACAATGATAAGTCGTTTGACTTCGTCATCAAAACACCTCCGGCTGCTAACCTCATTCTGGAGGCCATGAAAAAGCAGAAAGGTTCCGCTGAACCAAACAGGAACAAAATCGGCTCCATTACCTGGGACCAGGTAAAAAAAATAGCCGAAACAAAAATGCCCGATCTGAACGCTTTTAAAATTGAATCGGCAATGAAAATGATTGCCGGTACGGCCCGCAGTATGGGTGTTACTGTATCAGGAACACCTCCGTGGAAAAACTAA
- a CDS encoding phosphoribosyltransferase, producing the protein MTAEKTLILDALQVKQKIRRMAFEIFENNFKEKVIVIAGIDGQGYTLAKLLAKEVAAISETEVKLVKVTLDKEAPQLNAVALDCDVKDAKKKSIVLVDDVLNTGRTLAYAMKPFLDVEIKKLEVAVLINRSHSAFPIAPRYSGYELATTITDHVEVVLGKDTAVYLK; encoded by the coding sequence ATGACAGCCGAGAAGACCTTAATTCTGGATGCCCTGCAGGTAAAACAGAAAATCCGCAGGATGGCTTTTGAGATTTTCGAAAACAATTTCAAAGAGAAGGTTATTGTTATTGCCGGCATTGACGGCCAGGGTTATACGCTGGCGAAATTACTGGCTAAAGAAGTTGCAGCAATCTCTGAAACAGAAGTTAAACTGGTTAAGGTTACACTCGATAAGGAGGCTCCGCAGTTGAATGCGGTTGCGCTAGACTGTGACGTAAAAGATGCTAAGAAAAAAAGTATTGTCTTGGTAGATGATGTACTGAATACCGGCCGCACACTGGCCTATGCCATGAAGCCCTTTCTTGATGTTGAAATCAAAAAACTTGAAGTAGCCGTACTCATCAATCGGAGTCACTCTGCTTTCCCTATCGCTCCGCGTTACTCCGGATACGAACTGGCCACCACCATTACCGATCATGTTGAAGTTGTTCTTGGAAAAGATACCGCGGTGTACCTCAAGTAA
- the pdhA gene encoding pyruvate dehydrogenase (acetyl-transferring) E1 component subunit alpha: protein MATTTKATKSEPSKTGKTEFSKETYLFWFESMLLMRRFEEKAGQLYGMQKIKGFCHLYIGQEACAAGAATALTKGDKWITAYRDHAHPLALGTSPNAVMAELYGKATGCSKGKGGSMHIFDKAVNFMGGHGIVGGQIPLGAGIALAEKYNKTGNVCICYMGDGAVRQGAFHEALNLAMLWKLPVIFVIENNGYAMGTSVKRTSNVHELYTLGEAYDMPSEPVDAMRVEDVHHAVAKAAIRARTGDGPTLLEFRTYRYKGHSMSDPQKYRTKEEVEQYKQRDPIEVVRKTILANKMANEKELEEIENRVNAQVEESVRFAEESEFPDPAEALTDIYAEPGYPFITD, encoded by the coding sequence ATGGCAACGACAACCAAAGCTACCAAAAGTGAGCCTTCCAAAACCGGTAAAACGGAGTTCTCAAAGGAAACCTACCTGTTCTGGTTTGAAAGCATGTTGCTGATGCGCAGGTTCGAAGAAAAGGCAGGCCAGCTTTATGGTATGCAAAAGATAAAAGGCTTTTGTCATCTATATATAGGTCAGGAAGCCTGCGCAGCCGGAGCAGCCACGGCTCTTACGAAAGGCGACAAGTGGATTACCGCCTACCGCGACCACGCGCATCCGCTGGCACTGGGTACAAGCCCCAATGCAGTAATGGCCGAATTGTATGGCAAAGCAACGGGATGTTCCAAAGGTAAGGGCGGCTCCATGCATATTTTTGATAAAGCGGTAAACTTTATGGGAGGCCACGGGATTGTTGGGGGACAAATACCCCTGGGTGCCGGAATAGCTTTGGCCGAGAAATACAACAAAACGGGTAATGTATGTATTTGCTATATGGGCGATGGTGCAGTAAGGCAAGGGGCTTTTCATGAAGCACTTAACCTGGCCATGTTGTGGAAACTGCCGGTAATTTTTGTGATTGAAAACAACGGCTATGCCATGGGCACTTCCGTAAAGCGAACCTCCAACGTACATGAACTTTACACACTGGGTGAAGCGTACGACATGCCCTCTGAACCGGTGGATGCCATGCGGGTTGAAGATGTACATCACGCTGTTGCGAAAGCCGCCATACGTGCACGCACAGGCGATGGACCCACCTTACTTGAATTCAGAACCTATCGCTATAAAGGCCACTCCATGTCGGACCCACAGAAGTACCGTACCAAAGAAGAAGTGGAACAATACAAACAGCGCGATCCCATTGAAGTAGTAAGGAAAACCATTTTAGCTAACAAAATGGCCAACGAAAAAGAACTCGAAGAAATCGAGAACCGTGTAAATGCCCAGGTTGAGGAAAGTGTTCGATTTGCAGAAGAATCAGAATTTCCTGATCCGGCCGAAGCGCTAACTGACATCTATGCCGAACCCGGTTATCCCTTCATTACCGACTAA
- a CDS encoding 6,7-dimethyl-8-ribityllumazine synthase, giving the protein MAGSLRSGKVLTNRDIKSKKFALVVSEWNEEITEALYAAASASLQAHGVKQKNIVRQNVPGSFELSLGALRMAERKDIHAVICLGCVIQGETPHFNYICQAVAYGLTEVSLKTRKPVVFGVLTTLNKQQAYDRAGGKYGNKGEEAALTALKMVH; this is encoded by the coding sequence ATGGCCGGCAGTTTACGAAGCGGTAAAGTATTAACCAACCGTGATATTAAAAGTAAAAAATTCGCCCTTGTTGTAAGCGAATGGAATGAAGAAATTACCGAGGCGTTATATGCCGCTGCATCGGCCAGTCTGCAAGCTCATGGCGTGAAGCAAAAAAATATAGTAAGGCAAAATGTTCCGGGTAGTTTTGAATTATCGCTGGGTGCCTTGCGGATGGCTGAGCGAAAAGACATCCATGCCGTGATTTGCCTGGGCTGTGTGATACAAGGAGAAACCCCACACTTTAATTATATCTGCCAGGCCGTAGCCTATGGTTTAACCGAAGTGAGCCTTAAAACCCGGAAGCCGGTTGTTTTTGGGGTTTTAACAACCCTGAACAAACAACAGGCCTACGACCGGGCCGGAGGAAAATACGGCAACAAAGGTGAAGAAGCCGCCCTTACGGCACTAAAAATGGTCCATTAG
- a CDS encoding DUF721 domain-containing protein gives MGDKRNKGNTQSIAEAIRGLLNSYRLETKFDEATIIASWQDLVGTPIANRTKKVFIRNRILYVEFNTPSMKNDFILHKGKILALFQERFGKQVVNDIVIL, from the coding sequence ATGGGTGATAAACGAAATAAAGGCAATACGCAGTCTATCGCTGAGGCTATCCGGGGCTTACTGAATTCCTATCGCCTGGAAACAAAATTTGATGAGGCCACCATTATTGCCTCCTGGCAAGACCTAGTCGGAACCCCTATCGCCAACCGTACCAAAAAAGTATTTATCCGAAACAGGATACTTTATGTTGAGTTCAATACACCCTCCATGAAAAACGATTTCATTCTTCATAAGGGCAAAATTCTGGCATTATTTCAGGAACGCTTTGGAAAGCAGGTCGTAAACGACATTGTTATACTGTAA
- the nusG gene encoding transcription termination/antitermination factor NusG translates to MGELKWYVLRVISGQEKKVKTYLENEIEREKLREYIPQVLIPSEKVYEMRGGKKRVRERNFFPGYVLISADLSHGEAFHSVNNIPGVIGFLGSNGTGSSKDPVPLRQSEVNRILGKVDEIDTFDEKLETPFIKGESVKVMDGPFSGFTGTVEEIFEEKKKLNVMVKIFGRNTPVELNYMQVEKLD, encoded by the coding sequence ATGGGCGAGTTAAAGTGGTATGTTCTTCGGGTAATCAGCGGCCAGGAAAAAAAGGTTAAGACCTACCTGGAAAACGAGATTGAACGGGAAAAACTAAGGGAGTATATCCCGCAGGTGTTAATCCCTTCGGAAAAAGTGTACGAAATGCGTGGCGGTAAAAAGCGCGTACGGGAGAGAAATTTCTTTCCGGGTTATGTGCTGATTTCAGCCGACTTGTCGCATGGAGAGGCATTTCACTCGGTAAACAACATCCCGGGTGTTATTGGTTTTTTAGGCAGCAATGGTACGGGGTCCTCAAAAGATCCGGTTCCGCTCCGGCAATCCGAAGTAAACCGCATTTTAGGAAAGGTTGACGAGATAGACACGTTTGATGAAAAACTGGAAACCCCGTTTATCAAAGGCGAGTCGGTTAAAGTAATGGATGGACCTTTCAGCGGGTTTACCGGCACAGTTGAAGAGATATTTGAAGAGAAAAAGAAACTGAATGTGATGGTAAAAATATTCGGCCGCAATACACCGGTGGAATTGAATTACATGCAGGTTGAGAAATTAGATTAA
- a CDS encoding DNA replication/repair protein RecF, with product MIGTAKIIAQTANAKVIQLIVQLTNLRLSNFRNYEEANLEFPSKITCLVGLNGSGKTSLLEAIHYLSSTRSFLGVPDNQLLRYGASYFSVQGSFSMTDNCHEVACQVQPGVKKIFSINGKEYEKLSEHVGRFPVVVIAPTDIDLVRDGSETRRKFFDSIISQVDTAYLNRLVTYNKVLKQRNSLLTLFAERKFQDLQLLQSYDEQLVNTGVPIADRRKQFIQEFKPFFDAAYSFVAGGEEGAAVNYHTAVANADYVQALERSLQRDLALQRTHVGIHRDDFEFKFAHGELKKLGSQGQQKSFLVALKLAQLEWLNRYKGFYSILLVDDIMDKLDDVRMKHVLERVSSHQTGQLFITDAAVDRASTLFKHLQSEYDIFNVNRGVISR from the coding sequence TTGATAGGAACTGCGAAAATAATCGCCCAAACGGCAAACGCCAAAGTAATTCAGTTAATCGTGCAACTTACCAACCTGCGGCTTAGTAATTTCAGAAACTATGAGGAGGCCAACCTGGAATTTCCATCAAAAATTACCTGCCTGGTTGGATTAAATGGTAGCGGAAAAACCAGCCTGCTGGAGGCTATTCATTATTTATCTTCCACCCGTAGTTTTCTGGGTGTTCCGGATAACCAACTTTTGCGTTACGGGGCCAGTTATTTTTCCGTTCAGGGTAGTTTTAGTATGACTGATAACTGCCATGAGGTGGCCTGTCAGGTGCAACCGGGCGTCAAAAAAATATTCAGCATTAACGGTAAGGAATATGAAAAACTGAGTGAACACGTTGGAAGATTTCCGGTAGTGGTGATAGCCCCCACGGATATTGACCTTGTTCGCGATGGAAGCGAAACGCGAAGGAAATTTTTTGACAGCATCATTTCGCAGGTTGATACGGCTTACCTGAATAGGCTGGTTACTTACAATAAAGTGTTGAAGCAACGCAACAGCCTTTTGACGCTCTTTGCAGAGCGAAAATTTCAGGATTTGCAGTTGTTGCAATCGTACGATGAGCAGTTGGTGAATACCGGTGTACCGATTGCAGACAGGCGAAAACAATTTATACAAGAGTTTAAACCGTTTTTTGATGCTGCTTACTCCTTTGTTGCCGGAGGTGAAGAGGGAGCAGCAGTGAATTATCACACAGCCGTTGCCAATGCAGATTATGTGCAGGCATTGGAAAGAAGCCTGCAGCGCGACCTGGCCCTGCAACGAACCCACGTGGGTATTCACCGCGATGATTTTGAATTTAAGTTCGCACATGGCGAGTTAAAGAAACTGGGTTCGCAGGGTCAGCAAAAGTCATTTTTGGTTGCTCTTAAACTGGCCCAGCTAGAGTGGCTCAACCGGTATAAAGGCTTTTATTCCATTCTGTTGGTGGATGATATTATGGATAAGCTGGATGATGTTCGTATGAAGCATGTATTGGAGCGGGTGTCGTCACACCAAACCGGTCAGCTTTTTATTACAGATGCTGCTGTCGATCGGGCATCAACCCTTTTTAAACATTTGCAATCAGAATATGATATCTTTAACGTAAACCGGGGAGTTATCAGCAGGTAA
- a CDS encoding tetratricopeptide repeat protein — translation MSKKLPNQNELLENPEALAEKLESAETWMERHPKLVGGIALAIALVVVGYFGFTYYKDSLEAEAQKEMFQAIYYFEADSLNLALNGDGNNLGFIDIIDEYGITDAANLAHFYAGVSFLKQGKFEAARLYLSDFSSKDLLIQARAYSLIGDAYMEEQNYKDAARYYEKAASYRPNKYFTPAYLMKAALAFEKSEQREKAIKAYNEVITKYWESAEYQNARKLKARLETNS, via the coding sequence ATGAGCAAGAAATTACCCAATCAAAACGAATTACTGGAGAACCCTGAAGCACTTGCCGAAAAATTGGAAAGCGCTGAAACCTGGATGGAGCGCCACCCCAAACTGGTGGGTGGAATTGCCCTTGCTATAGCCTTGGTGGTTGTAGGGTACTTTGGCTTTACCTACTACAAAGACAGTCTTGAAGCCGAAGCACAGAAGGAGATGTTCCAGGCCATTTATTACTTCGAGGCCGACAGCCTGAACCTGGCTCTGAATGGCGATGGCAATAACCTGGGCTTTATTGATATAATTGATGAATACGGCATTACCGATGCCGCCAACCTGGCCCATTTTTATGCCGGAGTTAGTTTTTTGAAGCAGGGGAAATTCGAAGCGGCACGCCTGTACCTAAGTGATTTCAGCTCAAAGGATTTGCTCATCCAGGCACGGGCCTACAGCCTGATTGGCGATGCGTACATGGAGGAGCAAAACTACAAGGACGCTGCACGCTATTATGAGAAAGCGGCCAGCTACAGGCCGAATAAATATTTCACGCCAGCCTACCTGATGAAAGCAGCACTGGCCTTTGAAAAATCGGAGCAGCGCGAAAAAGCCATTAAGGCCTATAATGAGGTAATAACCAAATACTGGGAATCAGCCGAGTACCAAAACGCGCGCAAACTGAAAGCCCGACTGGAGACAAACTCATAA
- the secE gene encoding preprotein translocase subunit SecE, which translates to MQKLTTYIAESWDEIKNKVSWSSYKELQGSAILVLVASTIFALVIGGIDWVFKTGLEWFYREF; encoded by the coding sequence ATGCAAAAACTTACCACCTATATCGCAGAGTCCTGGGATGAAATCAAAAACAAGGTTTCATGGTCAAGCTATAAGGAGTTGCAGGGCAGTGCCATCCTGGTGCTGGTTGCTTCCACCATTTTTGCGCTTGTAATTGGCGGTATTGATTGGGTTTTTAAAACGGGGTTAGAGTGGTTTTACCGTGAATTTTAA